A window of the Diabrotica undecimpunctata isolate CICGRU chromosome 1, icDiaUnde3, whole genome shotgun sequence genome harbors these coding sequences:
- the LOC140444993 gene encoding facilitated trehalose transporter Tret1-like: protein MPKGIAKTCEKPKNNETESEVGCVWPQIVAILAACLGAFNDGVLYAWTSPFLVKLVNDKEHYDISESEANNLTIVQPLTIVLTGYFFSQLTDRIGRKKTLLLMGVPQVLSLLICGFARSIYVFYIGRVFAGLANAILWSALPAYIGEVASPQVRGVWGNSITSGNYVGQLFINVAGSYCDILTASCICTSVSVLFSVVFYFMPESPFFFIMNGDEESAKKSLRFLTRKTNVDNDFSMLKKDVDRQMSETGNWKDFFCIESNKKALKIALFLRITQIFSGSAIISQYNQYIVKKAGGNVSPEIASIIFTGLCVVFNIFVITFIVDRFSRKVLYASSLFLCSLVLCTLASYFYFDQFVPNADLDSVSWLPLTCLITFQIGFSYGLAIIPTLMMGELFSVSIKSKAMIIMMVAMGGSVSFVSLLFNILNSVLGTFAPFAFFAFCSIGSAIMSLYIIPETKGKSLEEIQMDLKASTKEGGTQ, encoded by the exons ATGCCGAAGGGCATAGCGAAGACTTGTGAAAAACCAAAGAACAATGAGACCGAGTCCGAAGTGGGCTGTGTTTGGCCGCAGATTGTAGCAATTTTGGCAG ccTGTTTGGGTGCCTTCAACGATGGAGTATTGTATGCCTGGACATCACCTTTCCTAGTAAAATTAGTAAACGACAAAGAACACTACGACATTTCTGAGAGCGAGGCAAACAATTTGACAATTGTGCAGCCCTTGACTATAGTACTCACCGGTTACTTTTTTTCACAACTTACTGATAGAATAGGAAGAAAAAAGACTTTGCTCCTGATGGGCGTACCTCAAGTATTGTCGCTGTTGATTTGTGGCTTCGCGAGAAGTATCTACGTCTTCTACATCGGCCGAGTGTTTGCTGGTCTGGCGAATGCGATACTTTGGTCTGCCCTGCCGGCTTATATCGGAGAAGTGGCGTCACCGCAGGTTAGGGGAGTATGGGGCAATAGTATCACTTCAGGAAATTATGTCGGACAGTTGTTTATCAATGTTGCTGGAAGTTACTGTGATATATTAACAGCTTCTTGCATATGTACTTCCGTTTCAGTTTTGTTTTCTGTAGTTTTTTATTTCATGCCAGAGTCACCTTTTTTCTTTATTATGAATGGAGATGAAGAGTCTGCTAAGAAGTCGTTGAGGTTTTTGACCAGAAAAACAAACGTTGATAATGATTTTTCCATGCTAAAAAAGGATGTTGACCGACAGATGTCAGAGACTGGAAATTGGaaagattttttttgtattgAAAGCAACAAAAAGGCTCTTAAAATTGctttatttttgagaataacccagatatttagtggatCAGCGATAATAAGTCAATACAATCAATATATTGTAAAGAAAGCTGGAGGAAATGTAAGCCCGGAAATAGCTTCCATTATTTTTACAGGTCTTTGTGTAGTTTTTAACATTTTCGTAATCACTTTCATAGTTGACAGGTTTAGCAGGAAAGTCTTGTATGCATCTTCATTATTCCTTTGCAGCTTAGTCCTATGCACATTGGCTTCCTATTTCTACTTCGATCAATTTGTCCCTAACGCAGATCTAGACTCTGTATCTTGGTTGCCATTAACCTGCCTCATTACATTCCAAATAGGATTTTCTTATGGCTTAGCAATCATACCAACCCTAATGATGGGAGAATTGTTCTCAGTTAGTATAAAGTCAAAGGCTATGATTATTATGATGGTTGCCATGGGAGGATCAGTATCTTTTGTAAgcttgttgttcaatattttaaATAGTGTTTTGGGAACTTTTGCTCCCTTCGCCTTTTTTGCGTTCTGTAGTATTGGATCAGCTATAATGTCCTTGTATATTATTCCTGAGACTAAAGGCAAGAGTTTGGAGGAAATACAAATGGATTTAAAAGCATCTACGAAAGAAGGTGGTACACAGTga